The following coding sequences lie in one Mycobacterium gordonae genomic window:
- a CDS encoding heat shock protein transcriptional repressor HspR yields the protein MASGSKKNESSRTFLISVAAELAGMHAQTLRTYDRLGLVSPQRTAGGGRRYSEHDVNLLREVQRLSQDEGVNLAGIKRIIELTNQVEALQSRLTEMAEELAVLRANQRREVAVVPKSTALVVWQPRSRR from the coding sequence ATGGCTTCCGGATCCAAGAAGAACGAGTCATCTCGGACCTTCCTGATCTCGGTGGCGGCCGAGCTGGCCGGTATGCATGCGCAGACCTTGCGCACCTACGACCGGCTCGGCCTGGTCAGCCCGCAGCGCACCGCCGGTGGTGGGCGCCGTTATTCCGAGCACGACGTCAACCTGCTGCGTGAGGTGCAGCGTCTCTCGCAGGACGAGGGCGTCAACCTTGCCGGCATCAAGCGCATCATCGAGCTGACCAATCAGGTGGAGGCGCTGCAGTCGCGGCTCACGGAGATGGCCGAGGAGTTGGCCGTGTTGCGCGCCAACCAGCGCCGCGAGGTCGCCGTTGTGCCCAAAAGCACCGCGCTGGTCGTCTGGCAGCCGCGCTCGCGCCGGTGA
- a CDS encoding aldose 1-epimerase has product MHVVTLCDPSSSVAAQFVPEAGMIGTSLTDAGVELLGQRRGLQAYITSGKTMGIPVLHPWANRLSANTYTAEGATVTLRPGEDGVRADPAGLPIHGVLAAYPGWRVTSDSANELSAELDFGADERLLANFPYPHKLQMTVRLAERTLSVATTITPTGYRAVPLCFGYHPYLQLPGTDRSEWLIETPPLRHLLLDERGLPTGQSVAQPARAQRLGADSFDDAYDGVEDGAVFAVSAGDRRIQVRFERGYSAAQIFAPSTEAVICFEPMAAATDALRRGGYRSAAPGAPASALFSIRV; this is encoded by the coding sequence GTGCACGTGGTCACGTTGTGCGACCCGTCGTCATCGGTGGCGGCGCAATTCGTGCCCGAAGCCGGCATGATCGGCACCTCCCTGACCGACGCGGGGGTGGAGTTGCTCGGCCAGCGACGCGGCCTCCAGGCGTACATCACCTCGGGCAAGACGATGGGCATTCCGGTGCTGCATCCCTGGGCGAACCGATTGAGCGCCAACACCTACACCGCCGAAGGCGCGACGGTGACGCTGCGGCCTGGCGAGGACGGGGTGCGAGCCGACCCGGCGGGGTTGCCCATTCACGGTGTTCTGGCCGCCTACCCGGGTTGGCGAGTGACGTCCGATTCGGCCAACGAACTCAGTGCCGAGCTGGATTTCGGCGCCGACGAGAGACTCTTAGCAAATTTTCCCTACCCGCACAAGCTCCAAATGACGGTGCGACTTGCCGAGCGGACTCTGTCCGTTGCCACCACGATCACGCCGACGGGCTATCGTGCCGTGCCGCTGTGCTTCGGTTATCACCCGTATCTGCAGCTGCCGGGCACGGACCGGTCCGAGTGGCTGATCGAGACCCCGCCGCTTCGCCACCTCTTACTCGATGAGCGCGGCCTCCCGACAGGCCAGTCCGTCGCGCAGCCCGCCCGCGCGCAACGACTCGGCGCTGACTCTTTCGACGACGCCTACGACGGCGTCGAGGACGGAGCGGTCTTCGCGGTCAGCGCCGGCGACCGCCGCATCCAGGTGCGCTTCGAGCGGGGATACTCCGCGGCACAGATATTCGCGCCTTCCACCGAGGCCGTGATCTGCTTCGAGCCGATGGCTGCCGCGACGGATGCGTTGCGGCGCGGTGGCTACCGATCCGCGGCCCCGGGCGCCCCCGCCAGTGCCCTATTTTCCATCCGAGTCTGA
- a CDS encoding PPE family protein, which produces MSFAVLPPEINSARLLFGAGLDPILRAAAAWEGLSAELGMAASSFSSLTAGLAGSSWQGASAMAMASAAAPYLRWLTGAASEAEKAGAGARVAAAAFEAAVSTTVHPLIIAANRNQFVSLVLSNLLGQNAPAIAAAEAVYEQMWAQDVAAMFTYYTGAASAAAALNAFPAGWQELLGGAPAASVPLLDAIGAVAGRTFRNVGLANIGQGNFGNANVGDFNIGSGNVGSNNIGSGNTGTSNFGFGNVGPGLTAALNNIGFGNTGSGNIGIGNTGNNNVGFGNTGNGNQGIGLFGNGLTGYGGLNSGNGNIGLFNSGTNNIGIGNSGNGNFGIGNAGTSFNTGIGNSGEANTGIFNTGIANTGWSNSGNYNTGLFNPGNSNTGGFNLGRYNTGFFNDGNYNTGAFNPGNVNTGAFNTGNYNNGFLWRGDNQGQFLTNAPGFFNSTTTPSSGFFNSGQGGASGIFNSGANNSGFFNSSEGAVGASGIANTGVFISGILNTGNTVSGLLNSSLVAITTPAFISGVFNSGSNMSGFFGGPTTLNIGVANEGGALNILGNANVGSRNILGSGNVGDFNILASGNVGSLNILGSGNIGSNNFGSGNIGSVNIGSANIGSFNIGSGNLGSSSFGSGNRGDFNIGFGNAGSNNRGFANTGSNNLGFGNTGNNSVGIGLTGDNQVGIGGLNSGFGNLGLFNSGTNNVGLFNSGTANVGIGNSGTGNSGFFNAGVGNWGFDNPGTRNTGFANAGNFNTGIGNAGAFNSGFFNPGSYNSGSFNIGTTNTGDFNVGNTNTGSFNPGDINTGLFNTGDLNTGLLNSGNFNNGFSQSGDNAGQIAVDLSFTTPYLPVDMSMVIPVNMVMPLGGMVIPVTVAGDIFPKTFYLPVPVLAPDGLFFFGPVTLGGSTITAPLVTLTIGGPTVNVPISIKGALESRTITFLKIPAAPGIGNSTTNPSSGFFHAGAGGSSGIGNLGGTMSGIWNSGVTAVGVSGLQNYGSLMSGWANLGNSVSGFYNTSLAGLINPGNISGLVNSGFDMSGVFNTPTGPAFNFGLNNFGANNVGGGNIGSLNIGGGNWGNSNFGFGNIGGLNFGSGNIGDGNFGFGNAGPGMTDGNYNYGFGNLGSRNFGFGNTGSGNVGFGNTGNNNFGIGLIGDNQQGFGSLNSGVGNIGFGNSGTNNVGIGNTGNGNWGIGNSGSFNTGIGNAGGTNTGLFNTGFVNTGVANVGNYNTGLFNFGNTNTGIGNRGDFNTGWYNSGDYNTGLGNSGDINTGAFATGDQSNGFLWRGDRQGLWGAHYAIHVPEIPAHVDIEVPINIPITAGFTNTLFSGITLSDVNFGLNITLGPLPLATGKINSVTIPPVIVTGPAINFQIGKADGTTKVFIPATASIGPVDWTLINIPVHTGFFNTTPNASGFLNTAVGGPVSGIGNVGASISGWQNFGSVAVSGFKNYGSLVSGMSNLGDTISGLFNTGLAAPANLSGISNVGANFAGAFFSQVPPPGMSTFNLGLANIGENNIGFGNVGNNNIGFGNVGDNNIGFGNVGLANFGFGNSGDNNIGLGNLGNLNSGWGNLGNSNVGFGNFGNLNQGFGNAGNANSGLANTGDDNIGIGFTGDNQQGFGDWNSGTGNTGLFNSGTNNTGFFNSGSDNIGIGNSGIGNSGIGNSGHLNTGLFNAGNINTGFFNPGTLNTGMGNVGTGNSGNFNSGDFNTFSFNTGTYNTGWLNTGDYNTGFGNAGSVNTGAFNVGNFNNGTFWRGDFQGLWGYSSSTSIPDTAIPLQFRVPIFVDIPITGTLGILTVQGFTIPSVTVDATFFEFLSARLVTVSAIPIPTLRIGLPAITVNIGKSTGPIIDVQGNGGLLPITIPWVDMPLRPGVMNLTTAPSSGFFNTGTGGSSGFGNFGGNVSGFFNSTAGTSGISGYKNFGDFLSGVSNFGNTISGALNTGLSSPANISGFQNIGDNIAGFFNNNPVTNIGSANLGLNNVGGGNVGDNNVGFGNIGSGNFGIGNIGDGNVFNGNLGNSNIGSGNLGNFNIGLGNLGIGNQGFGNSGNFNIGFGNTGNNNIGFGLTGDNQQGFGAWNSGSNNLGLFNSGSNNVGFFNSGSGNVGIGNSGTGNIGQGNTGVGNFGLWNPGTYNTGVGNPGAANTGLFNTGVANTGIANPGDYNTGMFNTGTFNTGDFNSGHYNTGSFNSGDYNTGFGNTGNVNTGLFNGGNFSNGILWRADYQGLWGTRLDFSIPEFPVLNLDINIPVHLPINVDLGTLLVNGFTFPRLTVNALAVTNFGIGPIVIPSIGGILPKIAVNIGNPDGSTVIPIQIRSQVGPIRVVFLEIPATPGFGNTTATPSSGFFNSGAGTVSGFGNLGTNVSGWWHGTSTMVSGVQNFGTLSSGFANLGHTVSGIYNTSTAGVATPASLSGLYNIGSDLSGLFRSPTDTIFNVGLADLGKLNLGSGNIGDFNVGFANLGSQNVGLGNLGDLNIGFGNIGAGNIGFGNAGPALTEALNNVGFGNTGNSNFGIGNTGDGNFGFGNTGSGNIGIGLSGDNQIGFGPLNFGVNNTGLFNAGSGNAGLANAGNLNQGFANTGNNNIGFFNTGDNNVGIGLTGNGQSGFGSLMSGPATPASSTPVPPTPACSTPAPATSGSSTPAPATSVSATWGWAVSVSVCPGTTSTASAAPTRAASTLGCSTPAPATSGSATPAPATGASATPAPTTPASATRAPSTPACSTPATSTPAWPTPATTTLACSTSATSTPG; this is translated from the coding sequence ATGAGTTTCGCGGTACTTCCCCCCGAGATAAATTCGGCGCGGCTGCTCTTTGGGGCGGGACTGGACCCGATACTGCGGGCCGCTGCGGCGTGGGAGGGACTGTCGGCCGAACTGGGCATGGCGGCTTCTTCCTTCTCCTCACTCACCGCAGGCCTGGCGGGCTCGTCATGGCAGGGCGCATCGGCGATGGCGATGGCGAGCGCCGCCGCGCCTTATCTCCGTTGGCTGACCGGCGCTGCCAGCGAGGCCGAAAAGGCCGGGGCTGGAGCACGGGTCGCCGCCGCCGCATTCGAAGCCGCGGTGTCGACGACGGTGCACCCGCTCATCATCGCGGCCAACCGCAATCAGTTCGTGTCGCTGGTGCTCTCGAACCTCCTGGGCCAGAACGCACCGGCGATCGCCGCGGCCGAGGCCGTATACGAACAGATGTGGGCCCAGGACGTGGCCGCGATGTTCACCTACTACACGGGCGCCGCGTCGGCGGCCGCGGCATTGAATGCTTTCCCCGCCGGCTGGCAGGAGCTGCTCGGCGGCGCGCCCGCCGCCTCGGTACCCCTGCTGGACGCGATCGGGGCGGTCGCCGGCCGGACCTTCCGCAACGTCGGTCTTGCCAACATCGGCCAGGGCAACTTTGGCAACGCCAACGTCGGCGACTTCAATATCGGCTCCGGAAACGTCGGCAGCAACAATATCGGCAGTGGCAACACCGGTACCAGCAACTTCGGCTTCGGCAACGTCGGTCCGGGCCTGACCGCGGCCCTGAATAACATCGGCTTCGGTAACACCGGCAGCGGAAACATCGGCATCGGCAACACCGGCAACAACAACGTCGGGTTCGGCAACACCGGCAACGGTAATCAGGGCATCGGGCTCTTCGGGAACGGGTTGACCGGGTATGGCGGCCTCAACTCGGGCAACGGCAACATCGGATTGTTCAACTCGGGCACCAACAACATCGGCATCGGCAACTCCGGCAACGGCAACTTCGGCATCGGCAACGCGGGCACCAGTTTCAACACCGGCATCGGTAACTCCGGAGAGGCCAACACCGGCATCTTCAACACGGGTATCGCCAACACCGGATGGTCCAACAGCGGCAACTACAACACCGGCTTGTTCAACCCCGGCAACAGCAACACCGGCGGCTTCAACCTGGGCCGCTACAACACCGGATTCTTCAACGACGGCAACTACAACACCGGCGCCTTCAACCCCGGCAACGTCAACACGGGCGCCTTCAACACCGGCAACTACAACAACGGGTTCCTGTGGCGCGGTGACAACCAGGGTCAGTTCCTGACCAACGCACCGGGCTTCTTCAACTCCACGACCACTCCGTCGTCCGGCTTCTTCAACAGCGGCCAGGGAGGCGCGTCGGGCATCTTCAACTCCGGGGCTAACAACTCCGGCTTCTTCAACAGTTCGGAAGGCGCCGTCGGTGCGTCCGGTATTGCGAATACCGGTGTCTTTATCTCGGGCATCCTGAATACGGGCAACACCGTGTCGGGTCTGTTGAACAGCAGTTTGGTGGCGATTACCACGCCCGCTTTCATCTCCGGTGTGTTCAACAGCGGTAGCAATATGTCCGGGTTCTTCGGCGGTCCGACTACCTTGAATATCGGCGTGGCCAATGAGGGCGGCGCCTTAAACATCCTGGGCAATGCCAACGTCGGCAGTCGCAACATTCTCGGCAGCGGCAACGTCGGCGACTTCAACATTCTCGCCAGTGGTAACGTCGGCAGCCTCAACATCCTCGGCAGCGGAAATATCGGCAGCAATAACTTCGGCAGCGGCAATATCGGCTCCGTAAACATCGGTAGCGCGAACATCGGATCCTTCAATATTGGATCGGGCAACCTCGGCAGCTCTAGCTTCGGTTCCGGCAACCGGGGTGATTTCAACATCGGCTTCGGCAATGCCGGCTCAAACAACCGAGGTTTCGCCAATACCGGCAGCAACAACTTGGGGTTCGGCAACACCGGCAACAACAGCGTCGGCATCGGCCTCACCGGCGACAACCAAGTCGGGATCGGAGGACTGAACTCGGGTTTCGGCAACCTGGGCCTGTTCAACTCCGGTACCAACAACGTCGGTCTGTTCAACTCAGGTACCGCAAACGTCGGAATCGGGAACTCGGGCACCGGAAACTCCGGATTCTTCAACGCCGGGGTAGGAAACTGGGGCTTCGACAACCCCGGGACCCGCAATACCGGTTTCGCCAATGCCGGGAATTTCAACACCGGCATCGGCAACGCCGGAGCATTCAACTCGGGCTTTTTCAACCCAGGCAGCTACAACTCCGGCTCTTTCAACATCGGCACCACCAACACCGGCGATTTCAATGTCGGCAACACCAACACCGGCAGCTTCAACCCGGGCGACATCAACACCGGCTTGTTCAACACCGGCGATCTCAACACGGGTTTGCTCAACAGCGGGAATTTCAATAACGGCTTCTCCCAGAGCGGGGACAACGCGGGACAGATCGCCGTAGACCTGTCATTTACCACCCCATACCTGCCAGTCGACATGTCGATGGTCATACCGGTGAACATGGTGATGCCGCTGGGCGGCATGGTGATTCCGGTCACCGTGGCCGGGGACATTTTCCCGAAGACCTTCTACCTGCCGGTACCGGTCCTCGCGCCCGACGGGCTGTTCTTTTTCGGGCCGGTGACGCTCGGCGGGTCCACGATTACCGCTCCGCTGGTGACGCTCACCATCGGCGGCCCGACAGTAAACGTGCCTATCAGCATCAAGGGTGCTCTGGAGAGTCGCACCATCACATTCCTGAAAATCCCGGCCGCACCGGGTATCGGCAACTCGACGACCAACCCGTCTTCGGGTTTCTTCCATGCCGGCGCCGGCGGGTCGTCGGGCATCGGAAACCTCGGCGGCACCATGTCGGGCATTTGGAACAGCGGTGTCACCGCGGTGGGCGTGTCGGGTCTCCAGAACTACGGGTCGCTGATGTCGGGTTGGGCGAACCTGGGCAACAGCGTGTCCGGCTTCTATAACACCAGCCTGGCGGGCCTGATCAACCCCGGCAACATCTCGGGCCTAGTCAATAGCGGCTTTGACATGAGCGGTGTGTTCAACACCCCGACCGGGCCTGCCTTCAACTTCGGCCTCAATAACTTCGGCGCGAACAACGTCGGCGGCGGCAATATCGGCAGCCTCAACATCGGCGGTGGCAACTGGGGCAACTCGAACTTCGGCTTCGGCAATATCGGTGGCCTGAACTTCGGCAGCGGCAACATCGGCGACGGGAACTTCGGCTTCGGCAACGCCGGTCCTGGGATGACCGACGGCAACTACAACTACGGCTTCGGCAACCTGGGCAGCCGCAACTTCGGCTTCGGCAACACCGGCAGCGGCAATGTCGGATTCGGCAACACCGGCAACAACAACTTCGGCATCGGGCTCATCGGTGACAATCAGCAGGGTTTTGGAAGCCTGAATTCGGGCGTGGGGAACATCGGCTTCGGCAACTCCGGCACCAACAACGTCGGCATCGGCAATACCGGCAACGGCAACTGGGGCATCGGCAACTCCGGCAGCTTCAACACTGGCATCGGCAACGCCGGCGGCACCAATACCGGCCTGTTCAACACCGGCTTCGTCAACACCGGCGTCGCCAACGTGGGGAACTACAACACCGGTCTGTTCAACTTCGGGAACACCAACACCGGCATCGGCAACCGCGGCGACTTCAACACCGGTTGGTACAACAGCGGCGACTACAATACTGGTCTAGGGAATTCAGGCGATATCAACACCGGCGCGTTCGCCACCGGCGACCAAAGCAACGGCTTCCTGTGGCGCGGCGATCGCCAGGGTCTGTGGGGCGCCCACTACGCGATCCACGTCCCTGAGATCCCCGCACACGTCGACATCGAAGTCCCCATCAACATTCCCATCACCGCCGGCTTCACCAACACGCTATTCAGCGGAATCACCTTGTCGGACGTCAACTTCGGCCTAAACATCACCCTCGGACCCCTACCCCTTGCGACGGGCAAGATCAACTCGGTGACCATCCCGCCGGTCATCGTCACCGGACCGGCGATCAATTTCCAGATCGGCAAGGCAGACGGAACGACCAAGGTCTTCATCCCGGCCACCGCCAGCATCGGTCCCGTCGACTGGACCCTCATCAACATCCCGGTGCACACCGGATTCTTCAACACCACCCCCAACGCCTCGGGATTCCTCAATACGGCAGTCGGCGGCCCCGTGTCGGGCATCGGGAACGTCGGCGCCAGCATTTCGGGCTGGCAGAACTTCGGCAGCGTCGCGGTGTCCGGATTCAAAAACTACGGCTCCTTGGTGTCCGGCATGTCGAATCTGGGCGACACCATCTCGGGCCTGTTCAACACCGGGCTGGCGGCGCCAGCCAACCTCTCGGGCATCTCGAATGTGGGCGCCAACTTCGCCGGTGCCTTCTTCAGCCAGGTTCCACCGCCTGGAATGTCGACCTTCAACCTGGGTTTGGCCAATATCGGCGAGAACAACATCGGTTTCGGCAACGTCGGCAACAACAACATCGGCTTCGGCAACGTCGGCGACAACAACATCGGCTTCGGCAACGTCGGCCTGGCCAACTTCGGCTTCGGCAACAGCGGCGACAACAATATCGGGCTGGGCAACCTGGGCAACCTCAACAGCGGCTGGGGGAATCTAGGCAACTCCAACGTCGGCTTCGGCAACTTCGGCAACCTCAACCAGGGCTTCGGCAACGCCGGCAACGCCAACAGCGGCCTGGCGAACACCGGCGACGACAACATCGGCATCGGATTCACCGGCGACAATCAGCAGGGTTTCGGCGACTGGAACTCCGGCACGGGCAACACCGGCTTGTTCAACTCCGGCACCAACAACACCGGCTTCTTCAACTCGGGCAGCGACAACATCGGCATCGGCAACTCGGGCATCGGAAACTCGGGCATCGGCAACAGCGGCCACCTCAACACCGGCTTGTTCAACGCCGGAAACATCAACACCGGCTTCTTTAACCCGGGCACCCTCAACACCGGCATGGGCAACGTGGGCACCGGCAACTCCGGCAACTTCAACTCTGGCGACTTCAACACCTTCAGCTTCAACACCGGCACCTACAACACGGGCTGGCTGAACACGGGTGACTACAACACCGGCTTCGGCAACGCGGGCAGCGTGAACACCGGCGCCTTCAACGTGGGGAATTTCAACAACGGTACGTTCTGGCGGGGGGACTTCCAGGGCCTGTGGGGTTACAGCAGCAGCACCTCCATCCCGGACACCGCCATTCCCCTGCAGTTCCGGGTGCCGATCTTCGTCGACATCCCCATCACCGGCACCCTCGGTATTTTGACCGTGCAGGGCTTCACCATCCCGTCGGTCACCGTCGACGCGACGTTCTTCGAATTCCTCAGCGCACGACTCGTCACCGTCAGCGCCATCCCCATCCCGACCCTGCGGATCGGCCTGCCCGCGATCACCGTCAACATCGGCAAGTCGACCGGGCCGATCATCGACGTCCAAGGCAACGGCGGCCTGCTCCCGATCACCATTCCATGGGTTGACATGCCGCTGCGGCCGGGTGTCATGAACCTGACGACGGCTCCGTCGTCGGGCTTCTTCAACACCGGCACCGGCGGTTCGTCGGGCTTCGGAAACTTCGGGGGCAACGTCTCAGGCTTCTTCAACTCCACCGCCGGCACCTCCGGCATTTCGGGTTACAAGAACTTCGGCGACTTCCTATCGGGCGTGTCCAACTTCGGCAACACCATCTCGGGTGCCCTCAACACCGGGTTGAGCAGCCCCGCCAACATTTCGGGATTCCAGAACATCGGCGACAACATCGCCGGCTTCTTCAACAACAACCCGGTCACCAACATCGGCTCGGCCAACCTCGGCCTCAACAACGTCGGCGGCGGCAATGTCGGCGACAACAATGTCGGCTTTGGCAACATCGGCAGCGGCAACTTCGGCATCGGCAACATCGGCGACGGAAACGTCTTCAACGGCAACCTGGGCAACAGCAACATCGGCTCGGGCAACCTGGGCAACTTCAACATCGGCCTGGGCAACCTGGGCATCGGCAACCAGGGCTTCGGCAACAGCGGCAACTTCAACATCGGCTTCGGCAACACCGGCAACAACAACATCGGCTTCGGGCTCACCGGTGACAATCAGCAGGGGTTCGGCGCCTGGAACTCCGGCAGCAACAACCTCGGCTTGTTCAACTCGGGCTCGAACAACGTCGGGTTCTTCAACTCCGGCAGCGGCAACGTCGGCATCGGCAACTCGGGCACCGGCAACATCGGCCAGGGCAACACCGGCGTCGGCAACTTCGGCCTGTGGAACCCAGGCACCTACAACACCGGCGTCGGCAACCCGGGTGCCGCAAACACCGGACTGTTCAACACCGGTGTCGCCAACACCGGCATCGCGAACCCGGGCGACTACAACACCGGCATGTTCAACACCGGGACTTTCAACACCGGCGACTTCAACTCGGGGCACTACAACACCGGCAGCTTCAACTCCGGCGATTACAACACCGGCTTCGGCAACACCGGCAACGTCAACACCGGCCTGTTCAACGGCGGTAACTTCAGCAACGGCATCCTGTGGCGGGCCGACTACCAGGGCTTGTGGGGCACCCGCCTCGATTTCAGCATTCCGGAGTTCCCGGTCCTGAACCTCGACATCAACATCCCGGTTCACCTGCCCATCAACGTCGACCTGGGCACGCTGCTGGTCAACGGATTCACGTTCCCGCGCCTCACCGTCAACGCGTTGGCCGTCACCAACTTCGGCATCGGCCCGATCGTGATCCCGAGCATCGGCGGCATTCTGCCCAAGATCGCCGTCAACATCGGCAATCCCGACGGCTCGACCGTCATACCCATCCAGATCCGCAGCCAAGTCGGCCCCATCCGCGTCGTTTTCCTCGAAATCCCCGCGACCCCCGGTTTCGGGAACACCACCGCCACCCCGTCGTCGGGGTTCTTCAACAGCGGAGCGGGCACGGTCTCGGGCTTCGGCAACCTGGGCACCAACGTGTCGGGTTGGTGGCACGGCACCAGCACCATGGTGTCGGGCGTGCAGAACTTCGGAACCTTGTCTTCGGGTTTTGCCAACCTGGGCCACACCGTGTCGGGCATCTACAACACCAGCACCGCCGGGGTGGCCACGCCGGCCAGCCTCTCGGGTCTCTACAACATCGGCAGCGACCTGTCCGGGCTCTTCCGCAGCCCGACCGACACCATTTTCAACGTGGGCCTGGCCGATCTCGGCAAGCTAAACCTGGGCAGCGGCAATATCGGCGACTTCAACGTCGGCTTCGCCAACCTGGGCAGCCAGAACGTCGGCCTGGGCAACCTGGGCGACCTCAACATCGGGTTCGGCAACATCGGCGCCGGAAACATCGGCTTCGGCAACGCCGGCCCGGCCTTGACCGAAGCCCTGAACAACGTCGGCTTCGGCAACACCGGCAACAGCAACTTCGGCATCGGCAATACCGGCGACGGAAACTTCGGCTTCGGCAACACCGGCAGCGGCAACATCGGCATCGGACTTTCCGGCGACAACCAGATCGGGTTCGGGCCGTTGAACTTCGGCGTGAACAACACCGGCCTGTTCAACGCGGGTAGCGGCAACGCCGGACTAGCCAACGCCGGCAACCTCAACCAGGGTTTCGCCAACACCGGAAACAACAACATCGGCTTCTTCAACACCGGCGACAACAATGTCGGCATCGGGTTGACCGGCAACGGCCAGAGCGGGTTCGGATCGCTGATGTCGGGGCCGGCAACACCGGCTTCTTCAACTCCGGTACCGCCAACACCGGCCTGTTCAACTCCGGCACCGGCAACATCGGGTTCTTCAACTCCGGCACCGGCAACGTCGGTATCGGCAACATGGGGGTGGGCGGTCTCGGTATCGGTTTGTCCGGGAACAACCAGTACGGCATCGGCGGCACCAACTCGGGCAGCTTCAACGTTGGGCTGTTCAACTCCGGCACCGGCAACGTCGGGTTCGGCAACTCCGGCACCGGCAACTGGGGCATCGGCAACACCGGCACCAACAACACCGGCATCGGCAACTCGGGCACCTTCAACACCGGCCTGTTCAACACCGGCAACTTCAACACCGGCCTGGCCAACCCCGGCGACTACAACACTGGCCTGTTCAACATCGGCAACTTCAACACCGGGATGA
- a CDS encoding FAD-binding oxidoreductase: MGLEDRDALQVLRDAFRPDGTGLVHRFYTRWFALDTTVRDLFPPEMSGQRTAFAQAMHWLYGELVAQRADEPVAFLAQLGRDHRKYGVLPSHYQTLRRALYSTLRSHLGDDWTDAVEEAADQSLNLFTGVMSGAADSDDAPAWVDATVIEHNRVSRDLAVVRLRLDRPVHYHPGQYVNAQIPQCPRRWRYLSPAIPADPDGGIEFHVRVVPGGLVSNAIVGETRPGDRWRLSGPHGGLRVDRDGGDVLMVAGSTGLAPLRTLIMDLSRFAVNPRVHLFFGARYRCELYDLRTLWQVAAHNPWLSVSPVSEYNNDPAWAADYPDVSPPRGLHVRQTGRLPDVVTRYGAWGDRQILICGGPDMVRATKAALVARGAPPENIQHDPLSR, encoded by the coding sequence GTGGGGCTCGAGGACCGGGATGCGTTGCAGGTGCTGCGCGACGCTTTCCGCCCCGACGGCACTGGGCTGGTGCACCGCTTCTACACCCGCTGGTTTGCCCTGGACACGACGGTTCGCGACCTGTTCCCGCCCGAAATGAGTGGCCAGCGCACGGCTTTCGCCCAGGCGATGCATTGGTTGTACGGCGAGCTCGTCGCGCAGCGGGCCGACGAACCGGTTGCTTTTCTGGCTCAGCTGGGCCGCGATCACCGCAAGTACGGCGTGCTGCCGTCGCACTACCAGACGCTGCGCCGCGCGCTGTATTCCACGCTGCGCAGCCACCTCGGCGACGATTGGACCGACGCAGTAGAGGAAGCCGCCGACCAGTCGCTCAACCTGTTCACCGGGGTGATGAGCGGCGCCGCCGACTCCGACGACGCGCCAGCCTGGGTCGACGCCACCGTCATCGAGCACAACCGGGTGTCCCGCGACCTGGCGGTGGTCCGGCTGCGGCTGGACCGCCCCGTGCACTACCACCCCGGGCAGTACGTCAATGCCCAGATCCCGCAATGTCCGCGCCGCTGGCGCTACCTCTCCCCCGCCATCCCTGCCGACCCGGACGGCGGCATCGAGTTCCACGTCCGGGTGGTGCCCGGCGGCCTGGTGAGCAATGCGATCGTCGGGGAAACCCGGCCCGGCGACCGGTGGCGGCTGTCCGGTCCGCATGGCGGCCTGCGGGTCGACCGTGACGGCGGGGACGTGTTGATGGTCGCGGGCAGCACCGGCCTGGCTCCGTTGCGGACGCTGATCATGGACCTCAGCCGCTTCGCCGTGAACCCGCGGGTGCATCTGTTCTTCGGTGCGCGCTACCGCTGCGAGCTCTACGACCTGCGCACACTGTGGCAGGTGGCGGCCCACAATCCGTGGCTGTCGGTGTCGCCGGTCTCGGAGTACAACAACGACCCAGCCTGGGCCGCTGACTATCCCGACGTGTCGCCGCCGCGTGGGCTGCACGTGCGCCAGACGGGCCGGCTGCCGGACGTGGTCACCAGGTACGGCGCCTGGGGTGACCGGCAGATTCTGATTTGCGGGGGTCCCGACATGGTCCGCGCGACGAAAGCAGCCCTGGTTGCCAGAGGCGCCCCGCCCGAAAACATCCAGCACGATCCCCTGTCGCGTTAG